Proteins from a single region of Scleropages formosus chromosome 24, fSclFor1.1, whole genome shotgun sequence:
- the spice1 gene encoding spindle and centriole-associated protein 1 isoform X3 has product MAYVKVNRSFLGPGKRPVRSRRATKTKPKQEWSTVHDLTVHRATPEELSWRREIHQSKNRAAAQLELRERAVRRSFRRSHPCSRTALDSVSQRITREQCQLQDALAQSDQAIALVKDLFGDAPRRHTGFPHVTVAPSCEPRSEVPLLQRAEPLTRLSVDAQTPNELDRDLEEEGSEDDPSPHSTWKRDTRRSNALLLQDACFHEERENGLLTPDPQAPCSCSSDPCHVSEDQQAALNATLQVRRVRPQSDSPSLLVSQVLNPSPATPKKPDKKTRPCGTSRTQDVSRLNSSALSSLSGNQSSLEVLQGMLGEVEEQLDSLAPHEAPEAAETQQGAPSLTGFSMSLVSSLGRLARHLRQSHEKVQKEVEHRKRVEEEVQDQRRLLDALTVESLSLREENTALQKHLKELEQRLDTLLLAAGGLGEPGGMGSKEESGPANGGACDSVTSHMDAAVSLEREVQEQVLLPPAVLLSPPRQMDSQPLSTQVQGCSLQCHGMTTRGSSAVFPGVEGRNERCDSHSIPSFASLPRLSPSWDPNTVLMHCQTSVSDPCRQHYWVGAQLEQLCSASLGGGGPQEQGTETRAACRVAASTAWQATLMEKRLQELNRQSAAARSKILELIEQQRQEADSPASPSFSPVPPAASMRTPQVAISLPERDLPVDSNYGGRLVR; this is encoded by the exons ATGGCGTATGTGAAGGTGAATCGCTCCTTCCTTGGTCCAGGAAAGCGACCAGTGCGGTCAAGGAGGGCGACCAAGACGaaaccaaaacaggaatgg AGCACCGTCCACGACCTCACGGTGCACAGGGCCACGCCCGAGGAGCTG TCCTGGCGCCGTGAGATCCACCAGTCTAAGAATCGAGCCGCAGCACAGCTAGAGCTCAGGGAGCGGGCTGTCAGGAGGAGCTTTAGGAGGAGCCATCCTTGTAGCCGCACCGCCCTGGATTCTGTTAGCCAGCGCATCACAAGAGAG CAGTGCCAGCTGCAGGATGCCCTGGCCCAGTCTGACCAAGCGATAGCTCTGGTGAAGGACCTGTTTGGCGATGCTCCTCGCAGACACACCG GTTTCCCCCATGTGACTGTGGCCCCCAGCTGTGAACCCAGATCTGAGGTACCGTTGCTGCAGAGAGCAGAGCCCTTAACCCGGCTATCCGTAGACGCACAG ACGCCGAACGAGCTGGACAGAGATTTAGAAGAAGAGGGCAGCGAAGACGATCCGTCCCCTCACAGCACGTGGAAGAGGGACACGCGCCG GTCGAACGCGCTGCTCCTGCAGGACGCCTGCTTCCACGAAGAGAGAGAAAACGGACTGTTGACCCCCGACCCCCAGGCACCATGCAGTTGCTCTTCGGATCCCTGTCATGTGTCTGAGGACCAGCAGGCTG CACTCAATGCGACGCTACAAGTTCGCCGTGTGCGCCCTCAGTCAGACTCGCCTTCGCTCCTCGTCTCGCAGGTGCTGAACCCCAGTCCTGCTACTCCGAAAAAGCCAG ATAAGAAAACCAGGCCTTGTGGGACCAGCAGGACGCAGGACGTCTCAAGACTGAATAGTTCAGCCCTCAGCTCTCTGAGTGGGAATCAATCCAGCCTTGAGGTTCTGCAAGGAATGCTGGGAGAAGTGGAGGAGCAGCTGGACAGTCTTGCTCCCCATGAAGCTCCAGAGGCTGCAGAAACCCAGCAAGGTGCCCCCAGCCTCACTGGCTTCTCCATGTCTCTGGTGTCCAGCCTGGGCCGTCTGGCACGCCATCTCAGACAG AGCCATGAGAAAGTGCAGAAGGAGGTGGAGCACAGGAAGAGAGTGGAGGAAGAAGTCCAGGATCAGCGGAGGCTGCTTGACGCCCTCACTGTGGAATCGCTGTCGCTGCGGGAGGAAAACACAGCTCTACAG AAGCACTTGAAGGAGCTGGAGCAGCGGCTCGACACTCTGCTTCTGGCAGCAGGTGGGCTGGGGGAGCCGGGCGGAATGGGAAGCAAAGAAGAGTCGGGACCTGCTAACGGCGGTGCGTGCG ACTCTGTGACGTCGCACATGGATGCTGCTGTCTCTCTTGAGAGAGAAGTACAGGAGCAGGTGCTGCTACCCCCAGCAGTTCTGCTCTCCCCCCCACGGCAGATGGACTCTCAGCCCCTCAGCACTCAAG TGCAAGGTTGTTCTCTGCAGTGCCATGGCATGACCACCAGGGGGAGCAGTGCCGTCTTCCCAGGGGTGGAAGGACGCAATGAGCGCTGTGACTCCCACTCCATCCCCTCCTTCGCCAGCCTGCCTCGTCTCTCGCCCTCCTGGGATCCCAACACGGTCCTCATGCACTGTCAGACCTCTGTCTCCGATCCGTGTCGGCAGCACTATTGGGTCGGAGCCCAACTGGAGCAGCTATGCTCGGCGTCattaggaggaggaggaccccAGGAGCAGGGCACAGAGACCAGAGCAGCCTGTAGAGTAGCTGCGAGCACAGCGTGG CAGGCGACGCTCATGGAAAAGCGCCTCCAGGAGCTCAACAGGCAGAGTGCGGCAGCACGCAGTAAGATTCTAGAACTCATTGAGCAGCAGAGGCAGGAGGCTGACAGTCCAGCATCCCCCTCCTTCTCCCCtgttccacctgctgccagTATGAGGACCCCACAGGTGGCCATATCCTTGCCTGAGCGTGATCTTCCTGTGGACAGTAACTATggaggaag GCTTGTGAGGTGA
- the spice1 gene encoding spindle and centriole-associated protein 1 isoform X1 has translation MAYVKVNRSFLGPGKRPVRSRRATKTKPKQEWVSTVHDLTVHRATPEELSWRREIHQSKNRAAAQLELRERAVRRSFRRSHPCSRTALDSVSQRITREQCQLQDALAQSDQAIALVKDLFGDAPRRHTGFPHVTVAPSCEPRSEVPLLQRAEPLTRLSVDAQTPNELDRDLEEEGSEDDPSPHSTWKRDTRRSNALLLQDACFHEERENGLLTPDPQAPCSCSSDPCHVSEDQQAALNATLQVRRVRPQSDSPSLLVSQVLNPSPATPKKPDKKTRPCGTSRTQDVSRLNSSALSSLSGNQSSLEVLQGMLGEVEEQLDSLAPHEAPEAAETQQGAPSLTGFSMSLVSSLGRLARHLRQSHEKVQKEVEHRKRVEEEVQDQRRLLDALTVESLSLREENTALQKHLKELEQRLDTLLLAAGGLGEPGGMGSKEESGPANGGACDSVTSHMDAAVSLEREVQEQVLLPPAVLLSPPRQMDSQPLSTQVQGCSLQCHGMTTRGSSAVFPGVEGRNERCDSHSIPSFASLPRLSPSWDPNTVLMHCQTSVSDPCRQHYWVGAQLEQLCSASLGGGGPQEQGTETRAACRVAASTAWQATLMEKRLQELNRQSAAARSKILELIEQQRQEADSPASPSFSPVPPAASMRTPQVAISLPERDLPVDSNYGGRLVR, from the exons ATGGCGTATGTGAAGGTGAATCGCTCCTTCCTTGGTCCAGGAAAGCGACCAGTGCGGTCAAGGAGGGCGACCAAGACGaaaccaaaacaggaatggGTG AGCACCGTCCACGACCTCACGGTGCACAGGGCCACGCCCGAGGAGCTG TCCTGGCGCCGTGAGATCCACCAGTCTAAGAATCGAGCCGCAGCACAGCTAGAGCTCAGGGAGCGGGCTGTCAGGAGGAGCTTTAGGAGGAGCCATCCTTGTAGCCGCACCGCCCTGGATTCTGTTAGCCAGCGCATCACAAGAGAG CAGTGCCAGCTGCAGGATGCCCTGGCCCAGTCTGACCAAGCGATAGCTCTGGTGAAGGACCTGTTTGGCGATGCTCCTCGCAGACACACCG GTTTCCCCCATGTGACTGTGGCCCCCAGCTGTGAACCCAGATCTGAGGTACCGTTGCTGCAGAGAGCAGAGCCCTTAACCCGGCTATCCGTAGACGCACAG ACGCCGAACGAGCTGGACAGAGATTTAGAAGAAGAGGGCAGCGAAGACGATCCGTCCCCTCACAGCACGTGGAAGAGGGACACGCGCCG GTCGAACGCGCTGCTCCTGCAGGACGCCTGCTTCCACGAAGAGAGAGAAAACGGACTGTTGACCCCCGACCCCCAGGCACCATGCAGTTGCTCTTCGGATCCCTGTCATGTGTCTGAGGACCAGCAGGCTG CACTCAATGCGACGCTACAAGTTCGCCGTGTGCGCCCTCAGTCAGACTCGCCTTCGCTCCTCGTCTCGCAGGTGCTGAACCCCAGTCCTGCTACTCCGAAAAAGCCAG ATAAGAAAACCAGGCCTTGTGGGACCAGCAGGACGCAGGACGTCTCAAGACTGAATAGTTCAGCCCTCAGCTCTCTGAGTGGGAATCAATCCAGCCTTGAGGTTCTGCAAGGAATGCTGGGAGAAGTGGAGGAGCAGCTGGACAGTCTTGCTCCCCATGAAGCTCCAGAGGCTGCAGAAACCCAGCAAGGTGCCCCCAGCCTCACTGGCTTCTCCATGTCTCTGGTGTCCAGCCTGGGCCGTCTGGCACGCCATCTCAGACAG AGCCATGAGAAAGTGCAGAAGGAGGTGGAGCACAGGAAGAGAGTGGAGGAAGAAGTCCAGGATCAGCGGAGGCTGCTTGACGCCCTCACTGTGGAATCGCTGTCGCTGCGGGAGGAAAACACAGCTCTACAG AAGCACTTGAAGGAGCTGGAGCAGCGGCTCGACACTCTGCTTCTGGCAGCAGGTGGGCTGGGGGAGCCGGGCGGAATGGGAAGCAAAGAAGAGTCGGGACCTGCTAACGGCGGTGCGTGCG ACTCTGTGACGTCGCACATGGATGCTGCTGTCTCTCTTGAGAGAGAAGTACAGGAGCAGGTGCTGCTACCCCCAGCAGTTCTGCTCTCCCCCCCACGGCAGATGGACTCTCAGCCCCTCAGCACTCAAG TGCAAGGTTGTTCTCTGCAGTGCCATGGCATGACCACCAGGGGGAGCAGTGCCGTCTTCCCAGGGGTGGAAGGACGCAATGAGCGCTGTGACTCCCACTCCATCCCCTCCTTCGCCAGCCTGCCTCGTCTCTCGCCCTCCTGGGATCCCAACACGGTCCTCATGCACTGTCAGACCTCTGTCTCCGATCCGTGTCGGCAGCACTATTGGGTCGGAGCCCAACTGGAGCAGCTATGCTCGGCGTCattaggaggaggaggaccccAGGAGCAGGGCACAGAGACCAGAGCAGCCTGTAGAGTAGCTGCGAGCACAGCGTGG CAGGCGACGCTCATGGAAAAGCGCCTCCAGGAGCTCAACAGGCAGAGTGCGGCAGCACGCAGTAAGATTCTAGAACTCATTGAGCAGCAGAGGCAGGAGGCTGACAGTCCAGCATCCCCCTCCTTCTCCCCtgttccacctgctgccagTATGAGGACCCCACAGGTGGCCATATCCTTGCCTGAGCGTGATCTTCCTGTGGACAGTAACTATggaggaag GCTTGTGAGGTGA
- the spice1 gene encoding spindle and centriole-associated protein 1 isoform X4, which produces MAYVKVNRSFLGPGKRPVRSRRATKTKPKQEWVSTVHDLTVHRATPEELSWRREIHQSKNRAAAQLELRERAVRRSFRRSHPCSRTALDSVSQRITREQCQLQDALAQSDQAIALVKDLFGDAPRRHTGFPHVTVAPSCEPRSEVPLLQRAEPLTRLSVDAQTPNELDRDLEEEGSEDDPSPHSTWKRDTRRSNALLLQDACFHEERENGLLTPDPQAPCSCSSDPCHVSEDQQAALNATLQVRRVRPQSDSPSLLVSQVLNPSPATPKKPDKKTRPCGTSRTQDVSRLNSSALSSLSGNQSSLEVLQGMLGEVEEQLDSLAPHEAPEAAETQQGAPSLTGFSMSLVSSLGRLARHLRQSHEKVQKEVEHRKRVEEEVQDQRRLLDALTVESLSLREENTALQKHLKELEQRLDTLLLAAGGLGEPGGMGSKEESGPANGGACDSVTSHMDAAVSLEREVQEQVLLPPAVLLSPPRQMDSQPLSTQVQGCSLQCHGMTTRGSSAVFPGVEGRNERCDSHSIPSFASLPRLSPSWDPNTVLMHCQTSVSDPCRQHYWVGAQLEQLCSASLGGGGPQEQGTETRAACRVAASTAWATLMEKRLQELNRQSAAARSKILELIEQQRQEADSPASPSFSPVPPAASMRTPQVAISLPERDLPVDSNYGGRLVR; this is translated from the exons ATGGCGTATGTGAAGGTGAATCGCTCCTTCCTTGGTCCAGGAAAGCGACCAGTGCGGTCAAGGAGGGCGACCAAGACGaaaccaaaacaggaatggGTG AGCACCGTCCACGACCTCACGGTGCACAGGGCCACGCCCGAGGAGCTG TCCTGGCGCCGTGAGATCCACCAGTCTAAGAATCGAGCCGCAGCACAGCTAGAGCTCAGGGAGCGGGCTGTCAGGAGGAGCTTTAGGAGGAGCCATCCTTGTAGCCGCACCGCCCTGGATTCTGTTAGCCAGCGCATCACAAGAGAG CAGTGCCAGCTGCAGGATGCCCTGGCCCAGTCTGACCAAGCGATAGCTCTGGTGAAGGACCTGTTTGGCGATGCTCCTCGCAGACACACCG GTTTCCCCCATGTGACTGTGGCCCCCAGCTGTGAACCCAGATCTGAGGTACCGTTGCTGCAGAGAGCAGAGCCCTTAACCCGGCTATCCGTAGACGCACAG ACGCCGAACGAGCTGGACAGAGATTTAGAAGAAGAGGGCAGCGAAGACGATCCGTCCCCTCACAGCACGTGGAAGAGGGACACGCGCCG GTCGAACGCGCTGCTCCTGCAGGACGCCTGCTTCCACGAAGAGAGAGAAAACGGACTGTTGACCCCCGACCCCCAGGCACCATGCAGTTGCTCTTCGGATCCCTGTCATGTGTCTGAGGACCAGCAGGCTG CACTCAATGCGACGCTACAAGTTCGCCGTGTGCGCCCTCAGTCAGACTCGCCTTCGCTCCTCGTCTCGCAGGTGCTGAACCCCAGTCCTGCTACTCCGAAAAAGCCAG ATAAGAAAACCAGGCCTTGTGGGACCAGCAGGACGCAGGACGTCTCAAGACTGAATAGTTCAGCCCTCAGCTCTCTGAGTGGGAATCAATCCAGCCTTGAGGTTCTGCAAGGAATGCTGGGAGAAGTGGAGGAGCAGCTGGACAGTCTTGCTCCCCATGAAGCTCCAGAGGCTGCAGAAACCCAGCAAGGTGCCCCCAGCCTCACTGGCTTCTCCATGTCTCTGGTGTCCAGCCTGGGCCGTCTGGCACGCCATCTCAGACAG AGCCATGAGAAAGTGCAGAAGGAGGTGGAGCACAGGAAGAGAGTGGAGGAAGAAGTCCAGGATCAGCGGAGGCTGCTTGACGCCCTCACTGTGGAATCGCTGTCGCTGCGGGAGGAAAACACAGCTCTACAG AAGCACTTGAAGGAGCTGGAGCAGCGGCTCGACACTCTGCTTCTGGCAGCAGGTGGGCTGGGGGAGCCGGGCGGAATGGGAAGCAAAGAAGAGTCGGGACCTGCTAACGGCGGTGCGTGCG ACTCTGTGACGTCGCACATGGATGCTGCTGTCTCTCTTGAGAGAGAAGTACAGGAGCAGGTGCTGCTACCCCCAGCAGTTCTGCTCTCCCCCCCACGGCAGATGGACTCTCAGCCCCTCAGCACTCAAG TGCAAGGTTGTTCTCTGCAGTGCCATGGCATGACCACCAGGGGGAGCAGTGCCGTCTTCCCAGGGGTGGAAGGACGCAATGAGCGCTGTGACTCCCACTCCATCCCCTCCTTCGCCAGCCTGCCTCGTCTCTCGCCCTCCTGGGATCCCAACACGGTCCTCATGCACTGTCAGACCTCTGTCTCCGATCCGTGTCGGCAGCACTATTGGGTCGGAGCCCAACTGGAGCAGCTATGCTCGGCGTCattaggaggaggaggaccccAGGAGCAGGGCACAGAGACCAGAGCAGCCTGTAGAGTAGCTGCGAGCACAGCGTGG GCGACGCTCATGGAAAAGCGCCTCCAGGAGCTCAACAGGCAGAGTGCGGCAGCACGCAGTAAGATTCTAGAACTCATTGAGCAGCAGAGGCAGGAGGCTGACAGTCCAGCATCCCCCTCCTTCTCCCCtgttccacctgctgccagTATGAGGACCCCACAGGTGGCCATATCCTTGCCTGAGCGTGATCTTCCTGTGGACAGTAACTATggaggaag GCTTGTGAGGTGA
- the spice1 gene encoding spindle and centriole-associated protein 1 isoform X2, translating into MAYVKVNRSFLGPGKRPVRSRRATKTKPKQEWVSTVHDLTVHRATPEELSWRREIHQSKNRAAAQLELRERAVRRSFRRSHPCSRTALDSVSQRITRECQLQDALAQSDQAIALVKDLFGDAPRRHTGFPHVTVAPSCEPRSEVPLLQRAEPLTRLSVDAQTPNELDRDLEEEGSEDDPSPHSTWKRDTRRSNALLLQDACFHEERENGLLTPDPQAPCSCSSDPCHVSEDQQAALNATLQVRRVRPQSDSPSLLVSQVLNPSPATPKKPDKKTRPCGTSRTQDVSRLNSSALSSLSGNQSSLEVLQGMLGEVEEQLDSLAPHEAPEAAETQQGAPSLTGFSMSLVSSLGRLARHLRQSHEKVQKEVEHRKRVEEEVQDQRRLLDALTVESLSLREENTALQKHLKELEQRLDTLLLAAGGLGEPGGMGSKEESGPANGGACDSVTSHMDAAVSLEREVQEQVLLPPAVLLSPPRQMDSQPLSTQVQGCSLQCHGMTTRGSSAVFPGVEGRNERCDSHSIPSFASLPRLSPSWDPNTVLMHCQTSVSDPCRQHYWVGAQLEQLCSASLGGGGPQEQGTETRAACRVAASTAWQATLMEKRLQELNRQSAAARSKILELIEQQRQEADSPASPSFSPVPPAASMRTPQVAISLPERDLPVDSNYGGRLVR; encoded by the exons ATGGCGTATGTGAAGGTGAATCGCTCCTTCCTTGGTCCAGGAAAGCGACCAGTGCGGTCAAGGAGGGCGACCAAGACGaaaccaaaacaggaatggGTG AGCACCGTCCACGACCTCACGGTGCACAGGGCCACGCCCGAGGAGCTG TCCTGGCGCCGTGAGATCCACCAGTCTAAGAATCGAGCCGCAGCACAGCTAGAGCTCAGGGAGCGGGCTGTCAGGAGGAGCTTTAGGAGGAGCCATCCTTGTAGCCGCACCGCCCTGGATTCTGTTAGCCAGCGCATCACAAGAGAG TGCCAGCTGCAGGATGCCCTGGCCCAGTCTGACCAAGCGATAGCTCTGGTGAAGGACCTGTTTGGCGATGCTCCTCGCAGACACACCG GTTTCCCCCATGTGACTGTGGCCCCCAGCTGTGAACCCAGATCTGAGGTACCGTTGCTGCAGAGAGCAGAGCCCTTAACCCGGCTATCCGTAGACGCACAG ACGCCGAACGAGCTGGACAGAGATTTAGAAGAAGAGGGCAGCGAAGACGATCCGTCCCCTCACAGCACGTGGAAGAGGGACACGCGCCG GTCGAACGCGCTGCTCCTGCAGGACGCCTGCTTCCACGAAGAGAGAGAAAACGGACTGTTGACCCCCGACCCCCAGGCACCATGCAGTTGCTCTTCGGATCCCTGTCATGTGTCTGAGGACCAGCAGGCTG CACTCAATGCGACGCTACAAGTTCGCCGTGTGCGCCCTCAGTCAGACTCGCCTTCGCTCCTCGTCTCGCAGGTGCTGAACCCCAGTCCTGCTACTCCGAAAAAGCCAG ATAAGAAAACCAGGCCTTGTGGGACCAGCAGGACGCAGGACGTCTCAAGACTGAATAGTTCAGCCCTCAGCTCTCTGAGTGGGAATCAATCCAGCCTTGAGGTTCTGCAAGGAATGCTGGGAGAAGTGGAGGAGCAGCTGGACAGTCTTGCTCCCCATGAAGCTCCAGAGGCTGCAGAAACCCAGCAAGGTGCCCCCAGCCTCACTGGCTTCTCCATGTCTCTGGTGTCCAGCCTGGGCCGTCTGGCACGCCATCTCAGACAG AGCCATGAGAAAGTGCAGAAGGAGGTGGAGCACAGGAAGAGAGTGGAGGAAGAAGTCCAGGATCAGCGGAGGCTGCTTGACGCCCTCACTGTGGAATCGCTGTCGCTGCGGGAGGAAAACACAGCTCTACAG AAGCACTTGAAGGAGCTGGAGCAGCGGCTCGACACTCTGCTTCTGGCAGCAGGTGGGCTGGGGGAGCCGGGCGGAATGGGAAGCAAAGAAGAGTCGGGACCTGCTAACGGCGGTGCGTGCG ACTCTGTGACGTCGCACATGGATGCTGCTGTCTCTCTTGAGAGAGAAGTACAGGAGCAGGTGCTGCTACCCCCAGCAGTTCTGCTCTCCCCCCCACGGCAGATGGACTCTCAGCCCCTCAGCACTCAAG TGCAAGGTTGTTCTCTGCAGTGCCATGGCATGACCACCAGGGGGAGCAGTGCCGTCTTCCCAGGGGTGGAAGGACGCAATGAGCGCTGTGACTCCCACTCCATCCCCTCCTTCGCCAGCCTGCCTCGTCTCTCGCCCTCCTGGGATCCCAACACGGTCCTCATGCACTGTCAGACCTCTGTCTCCGATCCGTGTCGGCAGCACTATTGGGTCGGAGCCCAACTGGAGCAGCTATGCTCGGCGTCattaggaggaggaggaccccAGGAGCAGGGCACAGAGACCAGAGCAGCCTGTAGAGTAGCTGCGAGCACAGCGTGG CAGGCGACGCTCATGGAAAAGCGCCTCCAGGAGCTCAACAGGCAGAGTGCGGCAGCACGCAGTAAGATTCTAGAACTCATTGAGCAGCAGAGGCAGGAGGCTGACAGTCCAGCATCCCCCTCCTTCTCCCCtgttccacctgctgccagTATGAGGACCCCACAGGTGGCCATATCCTTGCCTGAGCGTGATCTTCCTGTGGACAGTAACTATggaggaag GCTTGTGAGGTGA
- the spice1 gene encoding spindle and centriole-associated protein 1 isoform X5 translates to MAYVKVNRSFLGPGKRPVRSRRATKTKPKQEWVSTVHDLTVHRATPEELSWRREIHQSKNRAAAQLELRERAVRRSFRRSHPCSRTALDSVSQRITRETPNELDRDLEEEGSEDDPSPHSTWKRDTRRSNALLLQDACFHEERENGLLTPDPQAPCSCSSDPCHVSEDQQAALNATLQVRRVRPQSDSPSLLVSQVLNPSPATPKKPDKKTRPCGTSRTQDVSRLNSSALSSLSGNQSSLEVLQGMLGEVEEQLDSLAPHEAPEAAETQQGAPSLTGFSMSLVSSLGRLARHLRQSHEKVQKEVEHRKRVEEEVQDQRRLLDALTVESLSLREENTALQKHLKELEQRLDTLLLAAGGLGEPGGMGSKEESGPANGGACDSVTSHMDAAVSLEREVQEQVLLPPAVLLSPPRQMDSQPLSTQVQGCSLQCHGMTTRGSSAVFPGVEGRNERCDSHSIPSFASLPRLSPSWDPNTVLMHCQTSVSDPCRQHYWVGAQLEQLCSASLGGGGPQEQGTETRAACRVAASTAWQATLMEKRLQELNRQSAAARSKILELIEQQRQEADSPASPSFSPVPPAASMRTPQVAISLPERDLPVDSNYGGRLVR, encoded by the exons ATGGCGTATGTGAAGGTGAATCGCTCCTTCCTTGGTCCAGGAAAGCGACCAGTGCGGTCAAGGAGGGCGACCAAGACGaaaccaaaacaggaatggGTG AGCACCGTCCACGACCTCACGGTGCACAGGGCCACGCCCGAGGAGCTG TCCTGGCGCCGTGAGATCCACCAGTCTAAGAATCGAGCCGCAGCACAGCTAGAGCTCAGGGAGCGGGCTGTCAGGAGGAGCTTTAGGAGGAGCCATCCTTGTAGCCGCACCGCCCTGGATTCTGTTAGCCAGCGCATCACAAGAGAG ACGCCGAACGAGCTGGACAGAGATTTAGAAGAAGAGGGCAGCGAAGACGATCCGTCCCCTCACAGCACGTGGAAGAGGGACACGCGCCG GTCGAACGCGCTGCTCCTGCAGGACGCCTGCTTCCACGAAGAGAGAGAAAACGGACTGTTGACCCCCGACCCCCAGGCACCATGCAGTTGCTCTTCGGATCCCTGTCATGTGTCTGAGGACCAGCAGGCTG CACTCAATGCGACGCTACAAGTTCGCCGTGTGCGCCCTCAGTCAGACTCGCCTTCGCTCCTCGTCTCGCAGGTGCTGAACCCCAGTCCTGCTACTCCGAAAAAGCCAG ATAAGAAAACCAGGCCTTGTGGGACCAGCAGGACGCAGGACGTCTCAAGACTGAATAGTTCAGCCCTCAGCTCTCTGAGTGGGAATCAATCCAGCCTTGAGGTTCTGCAAGGAATGCTGGGAGAAGTGGAGGAGCAGCTGGACAGTCTTGCTCCCCATGAAGCTCCAGAGGCTGCAGAAACCCAGCAAGGTGCCCCCAGCCTCACTGGCTTCTCCATGTCTCTGGTGTCCAGCCTGGGCCGTCTGGCACGCCATCTCAGACAG AGCCATGAGAAAGTGCAGAAGGAGGTGGAGCACAGGAAGAGAGTGGAGGAAGAAGTCCAGGATCAGCGGAGGCTGCTTGACGCCCTCACTGTGGAATCGCTGTCGCTGCGGGAGGAAAACACAGCTCTACAG AAGCACTTGAAGGAGCTGGAGCAGCGGCTCGACACTCTGCTTCTGGCAGCAGGTGGGCTGGGGGAGCCGGGCGGAATGGGAAGCAAAGAAGAGTCGGGACCTGCTAACGGCGGTGCGTGCG ACTCTGTGACGTCGCACATGGATGCTGCTGTCTCTCTTGAGAGAGAAGTACAGGAGCAGGTGCTGCTACCCCCAGCAGTTCTGCTCTCCCCCCCACGGCAGATGGACTCTCAGCCCCTCAGCACTCAAG TGCAAGGTTGTTCTCTGCAGTGCCATGGCATGACCACCAGGGGGAGCAGTGCCGTCTTCCCAGGGGTGGAAGGACGCAATGAGCGCTGTGACTCCCACTCCATCCCCTCCTTCGCCAGCCTGCCTCGTCTCTCGCCCTCCTGGGATCCCAACACGGTCCTCATGCACTGTCAGACCTCTGTCTCCGATCCGTGTCGGCAGCACTATTGGGTCGGAGCCCAACTGGAGCAGCTATGCTCGGCGTCattaggaggaggaggaccccAGGAGCAGGGCACAGAGACCAGAGCAGCCTGTAGAGTAGCTGCGAGCACAGCGTGG CAGGCGACGCTCATGGAAAAGCGCCTCCAGGAGCTCAACAGGCAGAGTGCGGCAGCACGCAGTAAGATTCTAGAACTCATTGAGCAGCAGAGGCAGGAGGCTGACAGTCCAGCATCCCCCTCCTTCTCCCCtgttccacctgctgccagTATGAGGACCCCACAGGTGGCCATATCCTTGCCTGAGCGTGATCTTCCTGTGGACAGTAACTATggaggaag GCTTGTGAGGTGA